CCTAGTGCTGGTCATTGGGACATACACCTTTAGCAATTGAGGCCAGAAATTGGCCTTCAGCAATCACGGCCAGAAAAATGGCCAATAACAATCGGGGCCAGAAATTGGCCTAAAGCAATTGAGGCCAGAAAGTGGCCTACGCTTAGTGCTGGTTCTGGCTGCAATTGGGAGCATTGCCCAGGACTAGCTAAATTTTGGGGAATTACTGTAATCAGTGCTCTTAATTTAGATTCATGGAACTTTGCACAGGGAAAGGCCAAAAAGGTTGTCCAGGCACAGCAACTGTGGTTTGAAGTATTGAAATCACAAATTGAAACAGGAACTCCCTACATGCTTTTTAAGGTGATTTCTGATTGAAATTATATTTACTTTGTTATTTATCCATGTGCTTCTGAGTTATACAATCttctaatttgtttttgtttcttaggATACGTGCAACAAGAAAAGCAATCAGCAAAATCTGGGAACCATAAAATGCTCAAACTTGTGTACTGAGGTTATTGAGTACACTAGTCCAACAGAAACTGCTGTATGCAACCTGGCATCAATTGCTCTACCACGATTTGTCCGGGAGAAGGTCAGGCACTTCTCTTGTGCTCAAAGTCATTCACTAGTATTACATTGTGctcaaaattatttattatattattgTATCTGTGATTGAAGGGCCAAACTGGTCTTATATTTCATTCAGTTCATGATTGGTTGTCATATAACTTTTGACTTAATACAGGGTGTTCCATTTGAGTCGCATCCATCTAAGCTTGCTGGAAGCAAAGGTTCCAAAAATCGATTCTTTGACTTTGAAAAACTAGCAGAGGTAAGTGTTtggcattttctttcttctcaatAATGTTTCTCTCTTAAGGTTTTATTTATGGCTTGTGTGTTGCCAATCAGGTCACTTCAATTGTCACTGTAAACCTCAACAAGATAATTGATGTTAATTATTATCCCGTTGAGAGTGCAAAGACTTCTAATTTACGACATAGGCCAATTGGGATTGGGGTTCAGGGTCTTGCTGATACCTTCATCTTGCTTGGCATGTCCTTTGATTCACCTGAGGTAATTTCCATTTTCAATTTGCTCCCTACTTTTCCTCTGTCATCTGTACAACTGCGAATTTTTATACTTATGTTGTTTTGTCTGTTCGTTTGTTTTAAATTGTAGGCTCAACAACTGAACAAGGACATTTTTGAGACCATTTACTACCATGCCCTGAAAGGTTCTTCTGAGTTGGCCTCAAAGGAAGGCACATATGAAACATACCCGGGTTGTCCAGTTAGCAAGGTAGCAGTCAACTTTTTAATTATTGCAGTTTGTTCTCGCATCTGTATAAATGTTTCCAGATAGAGGTTTTAGGTTCAAAGATACTCTGGTGAACATCCTTTTTCATGTGCCTcaattttattcaattatttttATAGTAAAAATCAATCAATAATACTGTCAAGTGATTTCACTGTTCAGGGAGTTCTTCAGCCAGACATGTGGGATGTAAAACCTTCGGATAGATGGGACTGGGGTGCTGTTCGAGAAATGATATCACAGAATGGAATCAGAAATTCCCTGCTTGTTGCCCCAATGCCTACTGCTTCAACTAGCCAAATTCTTGGTAACAATGAGTGCTTTGAGCCATATACTTCCAATATCTACAGTCGCCGGGTTCTGAGGTTTGCTTCCTAGCCATTTTTGTCATCTCTTATTCTGATTGTCTGTGGCTCTTCCTACAGCTGTCTTTGCTTACCGTtcttttcattattttctcaGTGGCGAATTTGTTGTGGTGAACAAACATCTTCTTCATGACTTGGTTGAAATGGGTCTTTGGTCTCCTGCTATTAAAAATAAGATAATCTATGAAGATGGCTCAGTTCAGAAAATCCCACAAATCCCTGATGATCTGAAAGCCATTTACAGGTACGGAAAATTTTCCTTAGCTATATTTGTTTGCTCCTTATTTCACAGGTATGCTAACACAAGTTGCTTGAATCAGAACTGTGTGGGAGATCAAGCAAAGAACATTGGTTGACATGGCTGTTGATAGGGGATGCTACATAGATCAGAGCCAAAGTCTTAACATTCATATGGACCAACCAAATTTTGGGAAGCTTACTTCATTGCACTTCTATGCTTGGAGACAGgtatgtacctaagtttccGCGCACTAGTACATTTCATTTTTCAGATTTGGATGGGCCTATTCAATAGATTTGTGAATGTCTATTGCTTAAGTGCTGCTTAGTCTGTTGGAAGATACTAACTCCTGcaatcttcttttctttgaatGTATTAGGGTCTTAAGACCGGAATGTATTATCTACGATCACGTGCTGCAGCCGATGCCATCAAGTTTACTGTTGATACTGAGAGTCTCAAAGTAATGATCTGTATCCTTTACTACCATATAATCCTTAGAGTTGAATTTCGTCTTCTCACTAATACAACTTATCCCTATAAATACAGGAAAAGCCGAAGGTGGCTGTCGAAAGTGATGACAATACACAAATGGCGCAGATGGTATGCTCCCTGACAAACCGTGACGAATGCCTGTCTTGTGGAAGTTAAAAGAACTCTGCTGAATTGTGCTTCATCTGGAAATGCACTGATCGAgtacaatatattatatatatatatctaagtTAATGAACTGCAAGTGTTTGTAAAGTTTAAATTATTTGGTGGTTAAATCTTAATATCTATGTAATTTATAGTTTGTAAATCTGGAGAACCCAACTATTTTCGTTCTGTATATTCTTCTAGTGTATCCATGCCCTGAACTCCTGAACTTTTGCTCTaatgttttaaaatttaaaatagtaGCCAATAGAAGTATGTCGAAGTATTGCTAAAACAAGTTTAGCCAACCCAGCACAAATGGTTGCTAAAGTTGGCTGATTATGATTTATGACTATATTCATTATAGGGCTGAGAAACATATTTCTATACCCGAAGCTTTATCAATGGAAGAGCTCAGTGATGTACATGCTGAAGTGAGTTCTAAATAAGCTACACTTATTGCAAGCTATGTGTAGAAAACGCAAGGTGATTTAACTGATTTTGAAAGATGGTGAAGCTTCTCAGAATCTCAGGTTACGCTTCAACTGCAGCCAAGGAATTTTAAGTAAGTCGcattattcaatgatttaaaacCAGTTATTTAATAAGAGAGTAGGGTTGTAAGTAAGCTCGAGTCGTTCGTGGTCGGCTCGATTTTAGTCCGTTCGGCTCGAACTTGTAAACCTTAAAAATGAGCCGAGTTTGAACAATAAATATTCGGTTAGTTCGACTCATTTAGTTCTGAGCTAACTCGAGCTAGTTAAATATTCGGCTTGTTTATTAAGGTTGACttaataacttttataatacatatatagtataatttttatatgagaaataatattaaaaaaataaataataattaaatgaaacCATAATCTTATTGTACACTATATAAATAGTGTTTACTACGAGCCATAACTCGATCAGTTTCATAAATTTGTCACCACTCTAAATGACCAAATCCTAAATAAACAAACTCCCATCGTTAATTCGTCATGGAGCCACAAGTAGGTATTTACTATTTCCTTCTTTCTTAATTAAAAGACATTTTATATGATGCTATGcaatcaaattttgaattttattttaaatttcttaattttaaaatattaatttcaaattattCAAGCCAGCCCGAGCCCAGCTCGAGCTTGaatacaaattaaaaaaaatcaaattttagcaCGGCTCAAACTCGATCGAATGAAAACAAGCGAAATATGAATAACTCAGTACTCAGCCCGGCTCGGCCCATTTACACCCTCAGGAGAGTCTATCTGCCAATGGTGGAGGAATGAAGGGCTACTATAACGAAAGAGTTCCACAGTGGTGTAATTGGTAGTCATGCAAGCATCTCTAGATACTAAAAAGAGAATCAGTAGGAGGGCTACATGCACTTTTCTTCTGAGGTAAAAGAAGTGAAAGTTTGTATTGGTACGTGACTGTTTGATTTATTGTTTGTTTGAGTCGTTATTGATTTGTTATCATTTGCTGGTAAAAATTAGAttgattttcttgatttttgtaGGATTTGTCATTGTTCATTCATATATTTGGATTCttatttctgattttgaaatttatgtAATAATGTAGTGTACATCTATTAAATCTAACCTTTGCTAGATCAGAGTTTTAGTTTTGATctcatgttggtaatgaaaaattgaattttatGCTAAAAGCAGGGGTGGAGTTTTGATATAACGCTTAGATTCTTAGTGAGTAATGTGACgatattaaaattttataatatTCAATTACTTGTTCAGGTAAAAATAACAGACGCGTGCTGGAGATCCTAATAGAATGAGTTTTGTTGGTATGGCGTAAGATGCTGTCGTATGTGCCGAACCTGGTGATCCAAATGTTCTTGAAACTGACCCACCATGTCGTTATTTTCGGGTATTGCTGATATCCAATGGCTCTATATATTGATTGCTTCTTAATATCtaacaaactaaagaaaatgcatatttgaaaaatgaaagaaactcTTTGTTTTGAAGTTGCTATATGAAGTTATTGTTTGCTAAATCTATGAATGTATTCATTACATTTGTTGGCTCTATTGATTACTTCTTAACATTTAACAAACCATAATAAATGCATATAGAAGATTGAAAGAAAGTCTTTctccttagcaaaagaagaaaCTCTTTGATTGAGCACATATCAAGTTACAGTGTGAAGTTATTGTTtgctaaataaatatatatatatatatatatatatatatgtaacatCAAGCTTTGAATCTATTTTGTTGTAACAATTTACAATTATTGCTTGTGTATTTTAACAGTATAAAAATGTGCTCGGAAAAGGTGCCTTCAAGACAGTGTATCCATTTCTTACTTTGTCATGTAAAGTCGGTTAAATTATTTTGTAGTTGATATTGTACTTTGATCCAGTTTGATGGGAACTGCTAAATATgcatttctttctttgttttgctttctttaattttgttaGCGTGATTTACGGCATAAATCACAGACGTGATTTGTGCGATTTGTGGTAGTGTTTATTAGGTTATATATAGATCATGATGTAACTAGCAAAAACTCAATCAAAGTATATACCATTTttagttggtatcagagccaagctctgtttttttctgggttttttttgGCCGCCGAGCCTTTGCTTCCAGCTCTTCAATTCCCTCTGCTACGGCCGGCTCCGGTGGTCATGTCCGACGACGCTGACGACGTCGTGCTCTCCGACGAAGCCTCCGCTGCCCGCTGTTCTCCCCGCAGCGACGACGACGCACGCACATGAGGCGCAGACAAAGCCACCGCTCGACGTTCTCCACTGTCCGACGTTCTCCCGGTCGTGCTCCACCTCCGACCTTGGTTCATTTCCTAAAGATAAATCTTGGATCTTGGTTCATTTCCTAAAGATAAACAAGTCCTGGTTAATTTTTTCATTAATATATGGTTCGagttatatgatataaataaaaacGATTTAGATATTTCAAATTTCTATTAACTTAGCAATCGAAACCTATATAATCTTctatacaatatataattatatatatttttcttgtaTGATAACACTGGAATTTGTATGTACAATATCTATAACGCTAAAATTTGAatgtttaatttaattttataataatttaactTATGGTATCGAAGTAGATGATGAAGGACATTTAGAACAATCTATATGTTTCTTCTATTACAATAATTGTACTAAAAATTTATCAATAGtaaattaagtatttattatttaaagtccAAGAAAGTGGGATATGCCCGGTcccatcccgatcccgtcccgatcctgTCCCGAATTTAATGAGTAGGACGAGACGTGAGATTAGCCTCATctcgtcccgtgcccacccctagaagACTCTATTCCTCCACCAATACTAGAAAGGCCTCCAAATTCTTTGAGAGCAGTTTCGAGTTCTAATGCAGTTTTAGCTAGTTCAACCACCACCTCAATAGAATGGTATTTAGAGAAGTCATGTGCTTTCTATGACATCTAACATCACACATCGATCTCATAATTCATATGCTTCCGCAAAATCTGGTTCTTCGGACTTAAAATTTTCCTTTGTCGAATGACCTACAAAAGTTCAAGTTGCCCAATCAGTGTTTCCTCATTTTGCACTGCAAACGATTTTGAGTTGAGAAAGGAGTTGGAAATGATTGAATTGCAATTCCAGCTGGAAATTAAAGATGTATTAAGGAGAAAACATTAAGCTATCATGCAAACAAGAAAAAGGTTATCCCAGAAAAATATAGAGTTGGTGGTTCCTTAGTCCCCTTCTTCCACATATTCTCTTTCACAATTGTAGCTAGTTTGTTGTTTGAGGATAAAATttcatagttttattttatctctGAAACTTACTGAGGACTTCCAAAACCTTCTTGTTCACATTTGTTTCTCCTCCTTTGTAATATTACATGTAGCAGCTTTAAAATCTTTGATCTAGACCAATTTGACTTGTTTTTAACTTTATGTTCATTCTTCCATGTAAAGGAAAAAGTTGAACAAAGAGCTGGTGAGAATAGACATGACAACATTTGTTTGCAGTGTGATCTTGGATTCTTCAAAtgcattattttattttttatttttctcactTGTTTGTGTAGATGAAATTTACAGAGTTTCTCACTTAAATTAATGCAACAGTTCATATTTTGATGAGAACTTCATTTGTTCACGCTATCAATCCTTAATTACGTGT
This genomic interval from Argentina anserina chromosome 1, drPotAnse1.1, whole genome shotgun sequence contains the following:
- the LOC126799017 gene encoding ribonucleoside-diphosphate reductase large subunit, which gives rise to MYVVKRDGRQEAVHFDKITARLKKLSYGLSIEHCDPVLVAQKVCAGVYKGVTTSQLDELAAETAAAMTANHPDYACLAARIVVSNLHKNTKKSFSETVKIMYNHVNDRSGLEAPLIADDVYEIIMKNAACLDSEIIYDRDFDYDYFGFKTLERSYLLKVQGKVVERPQHMLMRVAVGIHKDDIESVLKTYHLMSQRWFTHASPTLFNSGTPRPQLSSCFLVCMKDDSIEGIYDTLKECAVISKSAGGIGVSVHNIRATGSYIRGTNGMSNGIIPMLRVFNDTARYVDQGGGKRKGAFAVYLEPWHADIYDFLDLRKNHGKEENRARDLFYALWVPDLFMKRVESNEDWSLFCPNESPGLADCWGENFEQLYTSYEREGKAKKVVQAQQLWFEVLKSQIETGTPYMLFKDTCNKKSNQQNLGTIKCSNLCTEVIEYTSPTETAVCNLASIALPRFVREKGVPFESHPSKLAGSKGSKNRFFDFEKLAEVTSIVTVNLNKIIDVNYYPVESAKTSNLRHRPIGIGVQGLADTFILLGMSFDSPEAQQLNKDIFETIYYHALKGSSELASKEGTYETYPGCPVSKGVLQPDMWDVKPSDRWDWGAVREMISQNGIRNSLLVAPMPTASTSQILGNNECFEPYTSNIYSRRVLSGEFVVVNKHLLHDLVEMGLWSPAIKNKIIYEDGSVQKIPQIPDDLKAIYRTVWEIKQRTLVDMAVDRGCYIDQSQSLNIHMDQPNFGKLTSLHFYAWRQGLKTGMYYLRSRAAADAIKFTVDTESLKEKPKVAVESDDNTQMAQMVCSLTNRDECLSCGS